The Flavobacteriales bacterium genome includes a window with the following:
- a CDS encoding solute:sodium symporter family transporter, translating into MDFSIIDLATFVGFILLVIGVSLWAGRKEETSEDYFLAGRGLTWWMIGLSLIASNISTEHFVGMAGQGYMADIGLAIASYEWIAALSLIIVALFLLPRFLRSGIYTIPEFLEYRYNKWPRMIMGFGLLFMYAGVTMATVLYAGALAMNTIFDIDMTVGVWVIGAIAGLYTVYGGLKAVVWSDVLQGTALLIGGVIVTFLAMDAVGGWDSFVQMSSGRLHTVLPADHPELPWTAVFVGGMWLPNIFYWGLNQFITQRTLAAKSLAEGQKGVLFGASLKLIMPMIVVFPGIIAFELYADQIPNADLAYPTLLKNLLPTGLIGIMFAALFGATMSTLDSLLNSAATIFTIDFYKPLIKSDGDSKHYIRVGQVVTIVFVIISCLCAPFVANFQDEGLYKYIQMWWGSIQPGIVAAFFLGLFSNKISPVAVTVGMLANIPIYLLMRTYFPETSFLHHMAYSFCYVSLIMMVISAFKPDTREITYPVNEGYDMKPSRTVLVWSALIFLSTVALYWFFR; encoded by the coding sequence ATGGATTTCAGCATTATCGACCTCGCCACCTTTGTCGGCTTCATCTTATTGGTCATCGGTGTTTCGCTCTGGGCGGGACGAAAAGAGGAGACCTCCGAAGATTACTTCCTTGCGGGAAGAGGACTTACGTGGTGGATGATCGGGCTTTCGCTCATTGCTTCCAACATTTCCACCGAGCATTTTGTAGGGATGGCAGGGCAGGGCTACATGGCCGATATCGGGCTGGCCATCGCCAGTTACGAATGGATCGCGGCCCTGTCGCTCATCATTGTGGCACTGTTCCTCTTGCCGCGCTTCCTGCGGTCGGGCATCTACACCATTCCTGAGTTTTTGGAGTACCGTTACAACAAGTGGCCGCGCATGATCATGGGCTTCGGACTGCTGTTCATGTACGCGGGCGTTACCATGGCCACGGTGCTGTATGCAGGTGCGCTGGCCATGAATACCATCTTCGATATAGACATGACCGTAGGCGTGTGGGTCATCGGGGCCATTGCGGGGTTATATACCGTGTATGGCGGACTGAAGGCCGTAGTGTGGTCCGATGTTTTGCAGGGAACGGCTCTGCTCATCGGGGGTGTCATTGTCACCTTTTTGGCCATGGATGCTGTGGGCGGATGGGACAGCTTCGTACAGATGTCGTCAGGGCGTTTGCATACCGTGCTTCCTGCCGATCACCCCGAACTACCTTGGACAGCCGTGTTTGTCGGTGGCATGTGGTTGCCCAACATCTTCTATTGGGGGCTGAATCAGTTCATTACGCAACGCACCTTGGCGGCCAAGAGTTTGGCAGAAGGGCAGAAGGGCGTGCTTTTCGGGGCCAGCCTCAAGCTCATCATGCCTATGATCGTGGTGTTTCCGGGCATCATTGCCTTCGAACTCTATGCCGACCAGATCCCGAACGCAGACCTTGCCTACCCAACACTGCTCAAGAACCTGTTGCCCACGGGGTTGATCGGAATCATGTTCGCGGCCCTGTTCGGTGCCACCATGAGCACGCTGGATTCGCTGCTCAATTCCGCAGCCACCATCTTCACCATCGATTTTTACAAGCCGCTGATCAAGTCCGATGGCGATTCCAAGCATTACATTAGAGTCGGTCAGGTGGTGACCATTGTCTTTGTGATCATCTCTTGTCTTTGTGCTCCATTTGTAGCCAATTTTCAAGATGAAGGTCTTTACAAGTACATCCAGATGTGGTGGGGAAGTATCCAACCGGGAATCGTTGCGGCTTTTTTCCTCGGACTTTTTTCCAATAAAATTTCGCCTGTGGCCGTGACCGTTGGAATGCTCGCCAACATTCCGATCTATCTTCTCATGCGAACTTATTTCCCCGAGACATCCTTCCTACATCATATGGCTTACAGCTTCTGCTACGTTTCCTTGATCATGATGGTCATTTCCGCTTTCAAACCGGATACCCGCGAGATCACCTATCCCGTAAACGAAGGCTACGACATGAAACCCAGCCGTACCGTACTTGTTTGGAGCGCGTTGATCTTCCTAAGCACCGTGGCGCTTTATTGGTTCTTCAGATAA